TACAAATAAAAGGCAAGACTGCTTTAGTATTAGCCTCAAGTGACGGCTTGGGAAAGGCAATTGCTCATGAATTAGCTAATGAAGGGGCTAATGTTATGTTAACAAGCCGCACAGAAGAAAATCTAAGGATAGCTAAAGAAGAAATTGAAAAAACGGCTACAGGCTCTGTTTCTTATTGTCTATTAGATCAGACAAAAAGTGAAAGCATTGCAACAGCAGTGAAAACAACAAGACAAACTTTCGGTTCTATTTCAATTTTAGTTAATAACTCCGGTGGCCCACCTGCTGGAAGCTTTGAAGACTTCGGGGATGAAGACTGGCAGCAAGCATTTGAGCTTACTTTATTAAGTTATATTCGAGTCATTCGTATGGTTTTACCCGATTTAAAGGAAAACAAGGGTCGTATTTTGAATAATACTTCTTCTTCGACAAAAGAACCAATTGATGGTCTGACTTTATCTAATGTGTTTAGAGTAGGCATTTTAGGGCTTGCAAAAACATTATCCCAAGAATTAGCCAAAGATGATATATTAGTAAATACGATTGGACCAGGACGCATCCAAACAAAACGAGTGGACGAACTGGATCAAGCCAATGCAAAGAAAAAAGGGGAAACGAAAGAAGACGTACAAGCTGCCAACCTATCAACTATTCCAATGGGACGTTATGGAAAACCAGAAGAGTTTGCTAAAGTAGCTGCTTTCCTAGTTTCGGGAGCGAACACTTATTTAACAGGGCAAAATCTTCTTGTTGACGGTGGAAAAGTTAAGGCGATCTAGCGAATACGCAAGAAGAAATTAATTTTAAAACACTTTGCCATTGATTCCTTTTTTAGCGAATCTTTTTAATTGATTCACTTTAAAAGGAATCAAAAGAATTGATTCGCTATTAAAGGAATTATATAATGGCTACAGGAGGTGTCTGTCATGTCTACAGTTGCAACTCATTTTCCCTATATAGCTGTTATTGGCGATATTAAGGATTCAAGAAATTTGGAAAATCGAAAAGCAAGTCAACAGAAATTTTCTGGAACTTTAGAAAAGTTAAACCAGGAGTATCAAAAAGATTTAGCAGCTAAATTCACAGTAAGTATGGGAGATGCTTTTCAAGGTTTATTAAAAGACGCAAGCCACTTGATGGTAATGCTTTTGGAGCTTGAATTAAATCTAGCGCCTATTGAATTACGTATAGGTATTGGCTTAGGCAATATTGAAACACAACTCAATTCAGAAAACTCTTTGTTAAACGATGGTTCTTGCTATCATCGGGCACGAGCGATGATTGAATGGATTGAAAAAAGTGAGAAGCAATACGAACAAGCTAGTTCAAATATTTTATTATCCACTGGTGGCGAAGCTGTTCATTATGAAAAACTTATTAATGCGATCTTTTCTTTAGAGTCTGCTATAAAAAGGAAGTGGACTGAAAGACAAAAAGAAATCGTTCGCATTTATTTAGCAAATGAAAAAAATCAATATGCTACAGCTAAGGCGCTAAATATTGGGCAGTCAAGCGTAAATAAAGCGCTTAATAGTACAGACTTTTATACATTTAATCATTCATTAATTACACTTCAAGACGTGATTAATGAATTATAGTCGGGGATGAAAATCTATGGTAGATATTTTATTTTTACATTTTTTTACTGGCCATATCTTAGCCGATTATTATTTTCAAACTTCGACAATGGCCAAAGAAAAAGAAACCACCTTTCGTTACTTACTATTGCATTGTCTAATTTATCTAGTGACTATGATTATAGTAATTTTACCGTTGTTTAACTGGCAATTATTTTTTGGCGCATTTTTCATTGGGCTGATTCACTCTTTTATTGATTCTTGTAAAGCATTACTCAATAAATATTTTGAATTTAATGATTTACAAAATGTACTACTTTATTTTACAGATCAACTTTTACACATTTTAACCATTTTATTTGTCGTTACTTTTATAGGATTAACTCAAATAGATATAAGTTACCTGTTGCCTTTAAAAGAGTTATTAATGTATTTTAATGTTAATCTTAAAGAGATGCTATCTTGGTTAGTAGTACTGCTTTTAATTTTACAACCAAGTAGTATTACCATAAGAAAAGTACTCGATCATTTCGATCCTAAGACTTCAGACGAGGGAATCGCTAACGCAGGAGCACTTATCGGTGTTTTTGAACGCCTACTTATTTTGCTTATGCTTTATGCTAATCAGTACGCAGCTATTGGTTTTGTACTTACTGCCAAATCCATTGCTCGTTATAATAAGATAGCAGAAGACCCTAAATTTGCAGAATACTATTTGTTAGGTACACTATTAAGTTCACTGTTAGTTATTGCAAGTTTTACGATTATTTTTTAACAAGGAGTATTTAAATGAAAGAACAAGAGTTTTTAACAGAATTAAAAGAAATGGATATGCTACAACAAGCGTTAGGTATTTTAGAATGGGATACGCAAACGGGCATGCCAGAAGAAGCTAGTGATTATCGAGGAGAAGTTTCAAGTTATTTATATGGCCAATATTTTGCTAAAAAAGTTGGACCTAAAATGACAGAAGCAATTGATTATTTTTCCCAACATCCCAAAGAACTTTCTGAGGTAGGAAAGGCAGCTCTCTCCTTAGTTAAAGAAGAATATGACCGTGAACAAGCTGTCCCTAATGCATTGATGGTTGAATATAGTAAAGCAACTTCTGATGCGCATCATGCTTGGCAAAAAGCGCGAAAAGAAAAGGATTTTTCTTTATTTCAGGAGGCTTTACAAGAAAACATTCGTTTAACCAAAGAATTAATTTCTTATTGGAAGAAAGAGGAAAAGACCGATTATGATGTGCTGTTAAATATTTATGAGCCAAATATGACAACAGAAGTTTTAGATGATGTTTTTTCTACAGTTCGGGAGGGAATTATTGCGTTACGGCAAAAAATTGTAGAAGAAGGAGTCAACCCAAGGACTGACTTTTTAAATCGTAAAATGTCAGAATCGCAACAGCGCCAGTTTATTATAAAAGTCGTCCAAGATCTTGGATTTGATTTAAACCGAGGGCGTGTGGATGATACGACTCATCCATTTGCGACAGGCATTAATCATCGAGATGTGCGTCTAACTAACCGCTGGAATGAGACAGACCTTACAATGGGAATCATGGGATTAATCCATGAAGCAGGCCATGGGGTTTATGAACAAAATATTGCAGAAAAATTTGAGAATACCCCCGTGCATGAAGGAGCTTCTATGGGCATTCATGAGTCACAATCTTTGTTTAATGAATTAGTTATTGCTAGTCGAAAATCTTTTTGGCAGAGACAATATCCTTATTTACAAGAATGTGCCCAAGGGACTTTTGACGATATTTCTTTTGAAGATTTTTACGCTTCTCTTAAACAGACACAAGCAAGCTTGATCCGAATTGAAGCAGATAGTCTTACGTATATATTGCATATTATCATTCGTTACGAAATTGAGAAGATGATCTTTAATGAAGAAGTGGCAGTAGAAGAATTGCCGCGAATTTGGAATGACAAATATGAAAAATACTTAGGAATTCGGCCTAAAGATGACTTAGAAGGTATTTTGCAAGATGTCCATTGGTCAGCAGCAGAATTTGGTTATTTCCCATCTTATGCTTTAGGATATATGTATGCTTGTCAACTTTATTATGCAATGAAAAAAGATATTGATGTAGATGAAGTTTTAAGTTCGCAAGATTACACTCCTATTAGACAGTGGTTAACGCAAAATATCCACCAATATGGCGCTTCTAAAAAGCCATATCAACTGATTTACGATGCTACTGGAGAAAAATTAAACCCGCAATATTTACTGGATTATCTGCAAGAAATTTATTTTGCTGTATACCAAATTAATGAATAAGGAAAAGTTTATGGAAAAGATTGAAGCGATTATTTCATATGCGCAAGAAAATTTGGCTGAAGAAAGCACGGGGCATGATTTTGCTCATGCGCAAAGAACAGCGCATTTAGCTAAAAAAATTATAGAAGAAGATGGGCTAGATGTAGAAAGATTTATCGTTATAGCTAGTGCCTACTTACATGATGTTATTGATGATAAAGTTGCAAAATCTCCAGTAAAAGCGCAAAAAGATTTACAGTATTTTTTACAAGAAGTCGGGTGTTCTGTACAGGAAATTGGAGCCATTTTTGACATTATTCAAAATTTGTCCTTTTTAAGTGAAATGTTTCTTTCAGCAAAACCTCTTTCGATAGAAGGAAAAATTGTACAAGACGCAGATCGCTTAGATGCATTAGGAGCTGGTGGCATTTTGCGGGCTGCTTACTTTAGCGGAGTATACGGACAAACTATATATGATAAAAATCAACCTCCTCAAAATTTTCATACAAAAGAAGAGTACCGCCAACCTACAACTATGATTAATCACTTTTATGAGAAGTTATTCTTATTGCCAGAAATGATGAATACAGAATATGGTAAGAAAGAAGGAGCACGACAAAAAGCGTTTATGCAAGAGTTCTTAGAGGAATTTTATAAGGAATGGCAAATTTAGTGGCTATTTATTGCTCAGTAGAGTAAATTACTTCCTTATTTTCTTATCTATATTTATAATGGAAGGGAAAGGAGCGAGTAAATTGTTTTATCGGCATACGTTAAAACCAAACGAATTGGCGCTTGTCATTCCTAATGTAAACGAATGCCTGTTTGCTCTTCACACAAAGCTAGCGGCTCGTGATTACGAAGTTACTGTTTATAAATATGGACAAGAATATTTTGTTTTAGACGATGCTCGTATCTTTAAACAAATACAGGGAATGGAGCAAGAAAGCCAAGGAGACGAAGAAGAGATACTTCCTTATGTGGAAGAAGCTTTTGAAGATAATTGTTACACTGCGGTTGAGGAAGATTTTATACAACTGGAATTAAATATTTTAGCTACAATATCCGATAGTCGTCCGGTACAAGTTAGATATTATGAATTTACTGATTTTATTTAAAAAATACAGGTTAAAAGGCTTTTAAGCAGAAAACCTTTTAACCTGTGTTTTCTTTTGTTATAAACTATTGTAATTTTTGCAAAAAAGAATGAAAAATAAATAACGATCTGATATAGTTAAAGCACTAATAAACATAAGGTTAGATTTAGCTAAGTATAATAAATAATTGCAAATTTATGGAGCTATAAAAATGTAAATAAATCCTAACTATATGACTAGTAGAAAAAGAAAGAAGGTGCATGAATGACTTTTGAATCATTTATGTTGCAAGATTTTATTAATCAAGCATTAAAAGAAAATAATTTTACACAGCCTACAGAAGTTCAAGAAAGACTAATTCCGCTCATCCAAAAAGGTCGCGACGTTATTGGGCAATCTCAAACAGGAAGCGGTAAAACGCATACTTTTTTACTTCCATTAATTGATCAAATTGAAATAGAGAAAAACGAAGTACAGGTCGTTATTACAGCTCCAAGCCGAGAATTAGCGGAACAAATTTATCAAGTTGCTAAGCAATTGGTAGCTTTTGCACCTTCTGAGATCCGCATAGCTAAATTTGTTGGAGGAACAGATAAACAAAAACAACTAGAACAACTCCAGCATCAACAGCCTCAATTAGCTATTGGAACACCCGGACGGATACTTGATATGGTAAACGAAAGGGCTCTTTTAATTCATAAAAGCAAAGCGTTTGTAGTTGATGAAGCTGATATGACCTTGGACCTTGGCTTCTTACCAGAAGTTGATCAAATCGCAGGCAAGTTTTCTGAAGATATACAAATGTTAGTTTTTTCTGCTACTATCCCAGAAAAGTTACGTCCTTTTTTGAAGAAATATCTTACTCGTCCAGTGATTGAAGAAATTAAACCCAAAACATTGCTTTCTGAAACCATTGAAAATTGGTTAATTTCCACTAAAGGAAAAGACAGGAAACAATTAATTTATCAATTACTAACCCTTGGCGAACCTTATCTAGCTGTTGTTTTTGCTAACACAAAAGAGTATGTGGATGAGATTACCGAATTTTTGCAAAATCAAGGCTTAAAAGTAGCCAAAATTCACGGAGGAATTGCTTCTAGAGAGCGTAAACGCGTAATGCGGCAAATTCAACATCTTGATTATCAATATGTGGTAGCAACGGATTTAGCTGCTCGCGGGATCGACATCGAAGGTATCAGTCATGTAATTAATGCTGAACTGCCTCGAGATTTAGATTTTTTCATTCATCGTGTAGGGCGCACAGGTAGAAATCAATTAAAGGGGACAGCTATTACCTTATATGACCCAAGTGATGAACGAGCAATTGATGAGTTGGAAAAACGAGGAATTGTTTTTGAACCTAAAGAAATTAAAAATGGTGAAGTAGTAGCAACCTATGATCGTAACCGCCGTAAAAAAAGAGAAAAAACGCCAGATGAATTGGATCCTGAAACAATTGGCTATGTTAAAAAGCAAAAGAAACAAGTAAAACCTGGTTATAAGAAAAAAATTAAACAAAAAATTGATAAAAATAATCAGGAAAAAAGGAAAATAGAACGGCGCCAGCAACAACGTAGCGCCAAAAAGCAAAAGAAAAATTCAAATCTTTAACGTTTTTTTCATTTGTACACAAAAAATTCCATATTCTAAGTATTCTTCTGAGACTACTTGGTAACCATTTTTTTGATAGAAAGGAATTGCTTGTTTTTCTGCAGAAAGTAAACTATATTTGTAGCCTAGTTCAACTGCTTTTTTCTCAAAAGTTTTTAATAAAGCACTTCCTATACCTTGCTTTCTAGCAGTTTTTTTCACACAGAAGCGATCAAGAGAAATGGTGTGATTTGTATAGACATCAAATCGGATGGTTGCGATAGGTTTATTTTGGTTTAAGACGACTAAATAGTTATGATTTTCCTTAGATTTTTCATCAAATTCTAAAGAAGGCTGGATTTTTTGCTCGAGTACAAACACTTGGTAGCGTAAGTAAAAAGCGGCGGCTTTAATCCAGGGCTCGTTTCCAAAATAAGTTTGATTGGTTGTATTTAAAACTTGCTACCACTCCATTTTCCGCTTTTGCGCGCGGCTATTATTAGCCCCGCTAGTTGAAAGACAACAGTAAACGGATTGTTCTGAGAAAAGATGGTTTGCCATAATTTCGTAATAAGCTGTCTTACCATTAGCAATGATTGTTTTAACAGAGGTTTTGTTAAGCAGATTTCTAAAATCATTTAACTTGTACTCGGTGAAATGATGGTCCATACTTCCTTTACGTTCAAAGCTGTGGTAGACATCCCAAAGGCCGATATGATGGTCTAATAGCAGTTGAATCCGTTTATGATAGTCTATAGGGTCAGTTATTTGTAGACTAGTAAAAAGAACTTCCCAAAATCGATTGGCTCTATTTCCATAATATTGTTGTTTTGCTAGTGATTGAACGCTTGGCGCACTGCCTAAAATTAAAATTTCAGTATTTTCGTTGTAAATGGGTGCTAAGCCGGTTTGCATAGCAAGATCACTCCTGATTAAGTTCTAAATTATAAAGCTATAATTTATTTTAACAAAGATTGGTATTAAAGCATAAAAAACGAGGGGAGAATGGACGTGAATATTTTTGAAGCTTTGGAATGGACCCAGTGGAAAACGTTGTCGCTTGAACTCAAAACACAGGTAATGAACCAAGTATTAAAGTATTTTGTTAGTCCTTTAAAAAAAGTTTCTGATGTTACTTACCAACAATTTGAATTAGATGGGGTTAAATGCGGTACCTTTGAATGCTCTATTGATAACCAACGTTTTGTCTTAGTGCCTGGTAATCAAGCAGCAATACTAGGGTGGCAGTCGGGCGTACAAGGTATTTCGCGTAATTTGTGGGATCAAACACCTTTAAAAGAAAGCCAAGCTTATCGTAGAGCCCTCAGGAATTATGGGCTGAAAACCGCTGAGGATTGGGAAATTTTTGTGAACGAATCAACCACCCCGCTACGTAAGCAAATGATTGCGCCTATGCTTGTTCAAAAAAATTCTCAACCAGTAGGAACAACCTATATTGGAGAATTGGACCTAATTACAGGTGAATTTTCGGGAGAAAGTGGAAAGTTTACTTCAATAAAGCCTTCTTTTTTTAGCTATATTAGACAACCCCAATCTTTAGAAGAAAGCCTTCGTATGGAACTACCTAAAGAAATTTTTGAAGAAAATAGTTTTTACGCTTTGCTTTCTGAAAAAAA
This region of Tetragenococcus osmophilus genomic DNA includes:
- a CDS encoding SDR family oxidoreductase, coding for MDLQIKGKTALVLASSDGLGKAIAHELANEGANVMLTSRTEENLRIAKEEIEKTATGSVSYCLLDQTKSESIATAVKTTRQTFGSISILVNNSGGPPAGSFEDFGDEDWQQAFELTLLSYIRVIRMVLPDLKENKGRILNNTSSSTKEPIDGLTLSNVFRVGILGLAKTLSQELAKDDILVNTIGPGRIQTKRVDELDQANAKKKGETKEDVQAANLSTIPMGRYGKPEEFAKVAAFLVSGANTYLTGQNLLVDGGKVKAI
- a CDS encoding SatD family protein; this encodes MSTVATHFPYIAVIGDIKDSRNLENRKASQQKFSGTLEKLNQEYQKDLAAKFTVSMGDAFQGLLKDASHLMVMLLELELNLAPIELRIGIGLGNIETQLNSENSLLNDGSCYHRARAMIEWIEKSEKQYEQASSNILLSTGGEAVHYEKLINAIFSLESAIKRKWTERQKEIVRIYLANEKNQYATAKALNIGQSSVNKALNSTDFYTFNHSLITLQDVINEL
- a CDS encoding DUF3307 domain-containing protein, which produces MVDILFLHFFTGHILADYYFQTSTMAKEKETTFRYLLLHCLIYLVTMIIVILPLFNWQLFFGAFFIGLIHSFIDSCKALLNKYFEFNDLQNVLLYFTDQLLHILTILFVVTFIGLTQIDISYLLPLKELLMYFNVNLKEMLSWLVVLLLILQPSSITIRKVLDHFDPKTSDEGIANAGALIGVFERLLILLMLYANQYAAIGFVLTAKSIARYNKIAEDPKFAEYYLLGTLLSSLLVIASFTIIF
- a CDS encoding carboxypeptidase M32, coding for MKEQEFLTELKEMDMLQQALGILEWDTQTGMPEEASDYRGEVSSYLYGQYFAKKVGPKMTEAIDYFSQHPKELSEVGKAALSLVKEEYDREQAVPNALMVEYSKATSDAHHAWQKARKEKDFSLFQEALQENIRLTKELISYWKKEEKTDYDVLLNIYEPNMTTEVLDDVFSTVREGIIALRQKIVEEGVNPRTDFLNRKMSESQQRQFIIKVVQDLGFDLNRGRVDDTTHPFATGINHRDVRLTNRWNETDLTMGIMGLIHEAGHGVYEQNIAEKFENTPVHEGASMGIHESQSLFNELVIASRKSFWQRQYPYLQECAQGTFDDISFEDFYASLKQTQASLIRIEADSLTYILHIIIRYEIEKMIFNEEVAVEELPRIWNDKYEKYLGIRPKDDLEGILQDVHWSAAEFGYFPSYALGYMYACQLYYAMKKDIDVDEVLSSQDYTPIRQWLTQNIHQYGASKKPYQLIYDATGEKLNPQYLLDYLQEIYFAVYQINE
- a CDS encoding HD domain-containing protein, which translates into the protein MEKIEAIISYAQENLAEESTGHDFAHAQRTAHLAKKIIEEDGLDVERFIVIASAYLHDVIDDKVAKSPVKAQKDLQYFLQEVGCSVQEIGAIFDIIQNLSFLSEMFLSAKPLSIEGKIVQDADRLDALGAGGILRAAYFSGVYGQTIYDKNQPPQNFHTKEEYRQPTTMINHFYEKLFLLPEMMNTEYGKKEGARQKAFMQEFLEEFYKEWQI
- a CDS encoding DEAD/DEAH box helicase; the encoded protein is MTFESFMLQDFINQALKENNFTQPTEVQERLIPLIQKGRDVIGQSQTGSGKTHTFLLPLIDQIEIEKNEVQVVITAPSRELAEQIYQVAKQLVAFAPSEIRIAKFVGGTDKQKQLEQLQHQQPQLAIGTPGRILDMVNERALLIHKSKAFVVDEADMTLDLGFLPEVDQIAGKFSEDIQMLVFSATIPEKLRPFLKKYLTRPVIEEIKPKTLLSETIENWLISTKGKDRKQLIYQLLTLGEPYLAVVFANTKEYVDEITEFLQNQGLKVAKIHGGIASRERKRVMRQIQHLDYQYVVATDLAARGIDIEGISHVINAELPRDLDFFIHRVGRTGRNQLKGTAITLYDPSDERAIDELEKRGIVFEPKEIKNGEVVATYDRNRRKKREKTPDELDPETIGYVKKQKKQVKPGYKKKIKQKIDKNNQEKRKIERRQQQRSAKKQKKNSNL
- a CDS encoding GNAT family N-acetyltransferase; this encodes MFVLEQKIQPSLEFDEKSKENHNYLVVLNQNKPIATIRFDVYTNHTISLDRFCVKKTARKQGIGSALLKTFEKKAVELGYKYSLLSAEKQAIPFYQKNGYQVVSEEYLEYGIFCVQMKKTLKI
- a CDS encoding DNA-deoxyinosine glycosylase, which gives rise to MQTGLAPIYNENTEILILGSAPSVQSLAKQQYYGNRANRFWEVLFTSLQITDPIDYHKRIQLLLDHHIGLWDVYHSFERKGSMDHHFTEYKLNDFRNLLNKTSVKTIIANGKTAYYEIMANHLFSEQSVYCCLSTSGANNSRAQKRKMEW
- a CDS encoding DUF7278 family profilin-like fold-containing protein, translating into MDVNIFEALEWTQWKTLSLELKTQVMNQVLKYFVSPLKKVSDVTYQQFELDGVKCGTFECSIDNQRFVLVPGNQAAILGWQSGVQGISRNLWDQTPLKESQAYRRALRNYGLKTAEDWEIFVNESTTPLRKQMIAPMLVQKNSQPVGTTYIGELDLITGEFSGESGKFTSIKPSFFSYIRQPQSLEESLRMELPKEIFEENSFYALLSEKNEKYTIYEHESCDFYCLLEKMEEELFDLLTEDQWEYAASGATRKLFRWGNELEEDESSYGRQISKKIQQANMFGLYFSDRLDHWEITRSMYLKLEKAEKIGHPLLDHLPLSSYYRSRNILVGSQPISPCDFHFRKAIIIQNG